In the Pelmatolapia mariae isolate MD_Pm_ZW linkage group LG10_11, Pm_UMD_F_2, whole genome shotgun sequence genome, TAAATACATTGAGGGAAAACGAGGGAATgggacacagaaggagagcacagctgggagcaATCAAACCTGACGAGaccaagggaagcaaaactagaaacactaaCATGAGAtaggaccttcaaagtaaaacaggaagcacacgacaggcacagacttgacactgagctAAACCTACACTGAACACGAGGATAcaaacaaaacctaagaaccAGAATTTACAGAACATAGAAGAGCTTGAGTGCTAGAAATACAAAACTAGAAGTCATAAGCCACCACGATGAAATCCAagatcaaaaataataatacaaaaaaaccgAAACACCGGGTCaccgacccagaaccgtgacatcTATTCCTGCTTTTCTTTTGAATAAGGATGAAGGAGTTGGTATATATCTAAAATGGTAAACATTAACACCTCTAATGTTAGTATTTATCAGCACAGTAGGCTACACACTGTTACATTGTTATTAATTTTGGTTGCATATGTTAAATACTTAATAattaagataaataaaaaaataaaaggtacTTTGAGGGACTGCAGTGCACGATGTCAGCATCACCAGTAGAAGCACCAGCAGCATCTAATACAAAGACATACAAACATAACAATTCAAATTGTATATTGGTACTGGTGATACAAACAACTCTGTAGTCACTTTCATCAGTCTTCCACACCACAATACAGGTAAAAAACGGAAGGGTTTCTGCACATGCAATACATTTTGTTTCAATATGAAAATCATATCTTACCTTGGATACAgtgtcaggactctgtgcaacAGTGCAGGATAGAGCCTTCTATACTCGGGGTCCTTTTGTGAATGGTTTGTTTGTTAACAGTGCAGAATGGTTCCTTTTATACCATGGCTGCTGCTGTAAATGGttaattttttgtttctgtaaatTTCCAAGTTCCTACTTCCCGCCCATGTGTTTACAACTTACGGGATTAGATCCGAGGAATCTGAAAACTTCCCCTTCACACCTATAGCGAAGTTTGAATCAACAGTCACTAACATTCATGTCTTTGGGTTATAGACATAAGTTAGAGTATGCAGAGTAGAGTGTGTTTTGACAATCCTGTCAATTATAAGTGACACAAAAGTGTACATTTCATTCTTACAAatgaaacagagaagaaaaaggGGTACGTATCAATACATTACACACAAAGCCCAGCTCTGAAAACTCCAAAATATGTAATAAAAAATGCAATATAagctttaaaactgtttttattgtgtAACATATTAATAGTATAGATCGAAAAATATCTTTACATTGGGCATAAAATTGGTATTAACAGGTTTGCTTGTCTTCTATCAACACTCTTACTGTTATCTGAAAATCCAGAGCATTCCAGTTCAGCACATTCACTGGAGTAAAGGTCAGCTCATTCAAGTAGTTCTGGATCTCACAGGGAAAAAAGACGTAGTCCCACATGTGGACATCAGACATCATGCCTAAAAACGACTGCACTTTGTCAAATCCCCCAACAAAGGAATCATGTTCCTGAGAAATGGCAGAGAGAAATCTAATGACTTACAATgcaatgatttaaaaaatattttgacaaCATTACCAATACACATTCACATTAAATGAGCATATTTGGAAAACACATTATAGAAATTCTCtgacattttgaaatattttaataacattaataatattgTTTGTCCTAGATAAGTAGTCTGAGCCAGCTTAGCATAGTACACAAAATGGAAATGGTGAAATCCAAGCAATGTTCATTCCAAAAGTGCTAAAACCAAACCAGGAAAAATGCTGCTTCACGATGTCAGACTTATTCCTGGAGGCTAAGACACAGTCTAGTACATATCTCTGTTTGTTAAATAGGGAATTgtgtttttcactttcattaTTTTCCTTGAACATGCCGTGAACTTTTGATGCACTAGTAAGTTGGTTACAGATCCAGAGCTTTGGACTGACACTAGCCCGTTTCCCCATTGCTCTGTGCTAAGCTATGCTAGCATAATTAACCTCTCAGACCAAATCCCTGTACTTTGTCTTTGTGAGTCAATCCAGAGGTACCATTCCAGGTGGAACAAACAGAGTTGCACGTGTTCATCTTTTAGTCTTGCAATGGAAATTCAGCTTCTTTGTCCCTGACCCACAAATAAAGCAAATTACCTTCAGCTTGTTTCATCAACAGAAAGTCATTGAAAGCAGACGCCGTTGCCAAAGAGAAAATTAAGTGGATTCTTCTGAGGTCTGTAAAGGACCTGTAAGCAACGAAAAGACATTGAGATACATaatgctgtttttgttattattattatgattattgttGCTATTTCATTTTGCATATTTACCTCTACCTGAGACAGACAGTTACAGCACTtaagtcttgtttttttgttaacagCTTCACATGAGCTGTGTCTGTCTCTTCTGGGAAAGTGAACATTTTCCTTGCTAGATCTTACAAAATTGAAAGAAACACGTTATTAACATAACCAGTAACTTTCAGTGATGCTGATAAACAGATCACAGTTTCTTGAGCCTGGTGACATAATGACataatcaactttttggagaaactGGACTAAACTTAGGAATTACACTCAATGGAAGAAGAAGGAAATTGGCTGATTGAGAAATTGTTTGGttgatttttcttgtttgattGTTTGTAAAAACTTGATTTATTACCCCGTTAAATGTAATTACATACATTAAGTTATTTCAGATAATACATggaaatttcatttaattctagagGAATTATGCCCCTATTGCCATATTATGCTACGTTATTAGTTTTGTGCAGCTCACCAGTCCatcacatagagacaaacaaccatttgcactcacattcatgggcaatttggaatcaccaattaacctaactctAATAACTGCATGATTTTTAACTGTGGGTAGAATCCCAGGTTCTACCCAAGGAGAATCCCTGGGTTCTTCCTGGGTAGAATACCCGGGGAGAATCCCTGGGTTCTTCCTGGGTATTCTGGAGATTGCAGATTTGAACCCCGTGCGGTGTCACgagatttaacattgctatattaTTGACTCACTTCACTCGAACATAATATGAACAATTTAATATACCCTCTCTGCATATCATGTAGTTTCTACACCATATAGTTACACTTCACTTTAAAGCATGAGGGAATTGTGTTGAATACAAACAAGATGCTTATATAAATCCAAGAGATGGCCAAtctcttttttcagtgtgtAGTGAAAACAGTAGACAAAATAATTAACATGAGTagtgaacacattttaatcctCAAATTCTAGTTATAATCCacaatttctatttgttttgttttgttttgttctttactTTGAGGTGCAGCAGCACATGATGTCAGCATCACCAGTAAAAGCAACAGCGCCATCTGATACCAGGAAAACACACATAATCAAACATTGTTCAAACTTTCACCACTTAAATTAGAAACAAGGTCTCTGTCACTTAAGGCATCCTGCAGAAATACAGGcagaaaagtttaaaagtttTTGTGTCGAaggtattaattttaatttaatttgccaTAAATAGGGCGTATTACCTTGAAGTCAGTGTTAGGATGTTGTGAACCACACATAGAGATTGTGAGTTTTATACTGATGTcgtttgtttgttctttattaTGGTCACTgcatctgtgtttgtctttccttCCACTTTTGTTAAATGACACATTTTGTAATATTACCTTTGTACACAGTGGATTTGAAATCCAACAGTCAACaagtgattgaagtgcagacttttagctttaattaaatgggtctaaaaaaaatattgcattgGCTTTTTAGGAATTTCAGCTATTTTGATACATAATCTTCCATTTTCAGTGACTCAAAAGTAACATTGTGTAAATTGACTGACAAGTATTTGATAGCAAAGTGTGGCCTGTTCCCTCATTATTTCATGTCAAATTAAGCAAATAAAAGATCTAAAGTTCATTCAGTTACTCTGGTAACTTCCTTGCATCTCCACGGCATCATCAGgatgaaaaactaaaataaaagtaGTGCACTGGCCAGCTCAGAAACATTAAAAGGCCTGTTACACCACAGACAGAGACAACTATACGGATGATTAAATTCCTTGatattataaaaaaagaaaccttcACAACCTCCACCCAACTCAAAAACACTCTCAAGGAGGTAGACATATAATTGTGATCTGCATGTCCTTGGACTGTGTATGGAAGCTGGAGCACCCAAAGAGAGCCCATGATCATATATAGTGTTATATTATAAATGCCAAGAAAGTGTGTAAagcagagaaaactacagaccAATGAGGTTTATATTATACAACACTCAACAATATGTTACATTATAGACATAAAGAGGAAGTGCAATGATATTGTGTTCTTCTCATCTAGGgattcaaaaaaaagaaaaaaaaatcaactcatTAGTTGCATTGTCCAGTAGAGCATGACACTTGAGAATGCCCTGCCTAAAATGGATGGTAAGGAAAGGAGAACCATccttattctattctattctattctattctattctattctattctattcttattCTGACATCTTAGCAATGGCTATCTTGCTGCAACTcatcctgtcaaacctgcaaaCCACAGGTACATAATTTcattagggattaataaagtatgctcattctgatgctgattttgattgaaactgagacttgcttactacgaccactattaagctgtgcattgaagctgttgtcctgtcaGCCACCTATAACGCaacttgtcctctgattcagttTTGGGTTTGGGTCTGCCAGATCTTGACTTTCCCAGCGACGTAGCTGGTTCGGAGGCTGACAGCGTGGAAAGTGTGGCTGTGACCCAAGGCTCACAAGCGGCTTGGCAGGTGGCCAGTGcgcaggaccagacgaggcaggaccagacggCGTGCTGACCTTTGGTGAAAACGACGTTGGTCCCTCAGGTGCACTGACCTCCGGCTCGGGCTGAGCAGGTCCCAGCAGCCTGCAGTCTGCTCCCTCTGCATATCCGCAAGCCCAGCCACCACCCAGGCCTCCACTGGCGGGGTCCGTTGTGTTTGCGCCATGCCACCTCCTGGGTTTCGGCACAACTGTGACAATGACGGACCCAACACTGCAATTTTACTGGGTTTTTATTCGCTCTGCTTGCTTACTGGGCAACTTTCCTccacttacctttgtaccatttcaagctattTGAATttcaataaataactggaaaaattggggtgttctaTAACTTTTCACTGGTGGTCAACTTACCTCAATCTCTTTGTGCTTTAGGTACCTGCCATGCCACTGATCCCCTCTACAGCTGAGCTTGCCTTTTGGATGTTGGTCAAACTCTCACTGGATTCACGTCATCTGCTCCTTGCTCTGTTTCCCTGGAAGGAAATCTGTACCACACCCACCTGCTTGCCCTCCTGCCACCGATGTTCACAAGGAGTTCTGGAACTCAGGTCAGCCCTTCATCACTGCTCTGAACTCGCCAGTTAGACCTTCACCTGCCTGTCCAGCCTTAAGTACTCTGCCTGCAAAGTAGTGCATTAACGGTCTTTTCCCTCCTGGATGAGTTTTGTGAACCTGCTAACTGTCATCTCTCTCTTCTCACTGTACCTCATTAGATCACCACGCCACAAGCCACGCCCTGTGCTCACCACTATTTGCCCATGCCACTTTAGACAAATCCCTTGTCAAGTTTACCTCTGTGTTTTTGGTTCGAGAATAAAGTTTGTATGAGTTTGAATGTCATAGTAATTTGAGGCCTTTAtgatctgttcttttttttaagggaaaaatacatctttaatgacttaaaaaacaaaaaattggggGCACAAGactgaaattattattatcttttttgGATTAACAGTTTTCAAATTTTTAAGGTTTCGGAAGGTTATTCTATGTTAGCCTGCCTTATTCATTTCAAATAAGTTTGGATTTATCTTTGAGATTGTTGCCTTGCTGGAACTACCAACTGTGTACAAGTTTTAAGCATCCACCTGTTGATCTGAGGTGAAATTGAAGACTTTCCAGGTAGTTATTTGTTATTCCATCTTCTTTGTATAATATACCAGTACCACTGgcagctaaaaaacaaacaaacaaacaacccctCTAGAACATAAtactgccaccaccatgcttgacagctggtacaaccttcttaggtttgaaagcctcacctcTTCTCCCGTGACCAGAGCATCTTTACAGCAAAAGTTGTTAGAAGTCAGTTCATTACTTATAATGCATTGGTGTTCCTTCAGGACAAGTTCCAAATCTAAAAATAGACATAAATAAAAACTTaccaaagtaaagctatttctCTCTTTTCATCTTAGACAATGCTTCCATAAAGCTCCTCGCTTGTTTGCATCCATCCTTAACATTACTATCATCGTGTGACTGTGATCAACTATTGTAAAAGGTCTCCTTGATTCATACTTAGAGCAAATTGTGGCTCTCTCCATTTTATGAATGTGTTGTTCTCTTATTAACAGTGACTTGAGCTAGGCAAGCTAAGAGCCCAGCAGCTGTCTTTTCTGGTGGTTTGCTTATGTGCATTGTGGACAAACCTCTGGTCTTTCACGGTAAACTGAGGGAAGTCCAGCATGCTTGATATTGATAGTTAACGATGTAGCACTGTGCTCTAGCCTTTTAATCCAtctagttttatttattattcccatatttgttttttattttttaaaagtgttttttagaGCTACGTGGTCCTTACAGGAGAACCATTGCAAATGCCATTTATAGAATATAATACTGaacattaaacagaaaataaaatatttcaaatttcCTGAACCTTAAAATATACAGCAGAATCAATCCGTTTAATTCTAATGGGGAACATTTGTCTCTAAAATAAATTTTCTATCATTGCCTTTCTGTAAAAGTCTGTACTGTATGCCATTGTTATAATTTCAAATTATTCCTATATTGTGACGGTATCAGTTAAGGTAAATTCATAAATAACATTATGTGTATTTTAGTCAGCAGAGGATTTGATATGAACACCATATGGATTATAAAAAACCAAAGCTAGCATTAGGAGGCTTGTCCATACTTGACCTACAGCAGgcatatatatttttgatagTCATACATAGTTCTATCAAACTTTATCAATTTGCACaacactgaaaaacttaaaaagTTATGATGAGCATGTAAAGACTACTGCTGTGCTCAGAAGCCGAACAGTAGTATTTAGAACAATATGAAAATTGTCAAGAACGGTGTTTATCttagaaagcaaaaaaacaaaaaacaaaaaacaaacttttagcattttttagcattttttatttGGCAACACAGAGTATATGATAACAAATCCTTATTTTAAACCTTATCCTTTTGATTGGACATAAAATTACATAAAACTCTTTTTAACTGTGCAAGACATGTTAACTGTGTGCCAAAATTATCAACATATCCTTTGCTTGTCTTGTATCAACACTCTTCCTGTTATCTGAAAATCCAGAGCATTCCAGTTCAGCACATTCCCCAGAGTGAAGCTCAGCTCATTGGAGTAGTTCTGGATCTCACAGGGGGAAAGGACGTAGTCCCACATGTGGACATCAGACATCATGCCAATAAAAGACAGATCAGTTATAAATCCTCCACCATGGGAATCCGGAAACTGAGAAATGGCAAATAGTTGAATTAACAGTTGCATTGCAATGctatgtatttttttctgacTGACACAAAGTCGCAAATAAGAAGAATGAGTATATTTggaaaacatgttaaataaatGCTGTGAAATTTAGaaacattttaattatattACATAATAACAATATTGTTTGTCCAAGATAAGTAGTCTGAGTCACCTTAGCATAGCACATAAAATAGAAATGGGGAAATCCAAAGCAATGCTGATCCCAAAAATACTAAAACCAAACCAGGAAAAATGCTTCACTAGAAGTTTGGAGCTGCAATCCTTATGGATATCAGCACAGGTTCCAGACAAGTATTGTCAGGTCTTATACTCTTTTTGTTAAAAATTAATTTGTGGTTTTCACTTTAATTCTTGTCTTTAATATAAAGTGAACTTGAAGCACTAGTATGTTGGTTACAGATCCAGCGCTTCAGCCTGT is a window encoding:
- the LOC134635459 gene encoding C-reactive protein-like, with amino-acid sequence MALLLLLVMLTSCAAAPQNLARKMFTFPEETDTAHVKLLTKKQDLSAVTVCLRSFTDLRRIHLIFSLATASAFNDFLLMKQAEGNLLYLWEHDSFVGGFDKVQSFLGMMSDVHMWDYVFFPCEIQNYLNELTFTPVNVLNWNALDFQITVRVLIEDKQTC